CGGGCGGCTGTTTCTGGGGGATGGAAGAGCTGTTCCGCCGCCGGCCCGGAGTGGTCTCCACGCGCGTCGGCTACAGCGGCGGCGAGGTGCCCAACGCCACCTACCGCAACCACGGGTCCCACGCCGAGACCATCGAGGTCGTCTACGACCCCGACCAGACCGACTTCCGGGCGCTGCTGGAGTTCTTCTTCCAGATCCACGACCCGACGACCGTGGACCGCCAGGGCAACGACGTCGGCACGAGCTACCGCTCCGCGATCTTCTACACCTCGGACGAGCAGCGGAAGGTGGCCGAGGACACCATCGCCGACGTCGACGCCTCCGGCCTGTGGCCGGGCAAGGTCGTCACCGAGGTCACCGCCGCCGGCGACTTCTGGGAAGCCGAGCCCGAGCACCAGGACTACCTGCAGAAGTACCCGAACGGCTACACCTGCCACTTCCCCCGTCCCGGCTGGAAGCTGCCCAAGCGACCCGCCGAAGCCTGACACCACCGGACGGCGCGGGCGCGGGCACGCGCCGTCCGGCACGACCCTGGAGCCACAGGGTCAGATGAACTCCTCGCGCCCCTGATTCCTTGTGGTCAGGCGCGCGGCCCCGTAGACCTGGGAACCCAGCTCCAGGAAGACGCGGCGAACGTCGTCCTGCTCGCTCGGGCCCAGCGCCCTCGTGAGCTCCTCGATCGCCCGCGGCGACAGCAGACTGACGACCATGTCATAGCTTCTGCACAGGTTCCTCAGGTCTTCATAACGCTCTGGGCCGGCACGGAACCACGCGGCGATGGCGTTGCGGAAACCCGCGACGGTGTCCCGCAGCATCACCCACACGCCGACCACGCGCAGGAAGTCCGATGTGACGTCGGAGATGCTCCAGCTGCCGGGCCGGTCGGCGCGGTCGTCGAACAGCGAAGTGATGATCTTCTCGTGCGGAGTCAGCTCCTCGAGCCGGTCCAGGGCCCCGGTGAAGAGCGCGTCGACCTCCCCCGGGAGGAAGCTGGGCTCGACGGGTTCCGGTGGATCATCGGCGGGCCCGTGAAAATGCATGTGGACGTCGCCGTTGATCGTCGGGTTGTTCAGCCCCGTAACGGCCTCGTTGCTGGTCTGCGTCTTCGCGATGCCCGACTCGCCCTGCCGGGTGAGGCGTACGAGCTCGTTGAGCGACGCCGCGAGCGTCTCGGTGTCCTGGCGCTGGGTGCGGCCGAGATCGCCGAGCACGCGGCGGACCTCGTCCCGCTCCTCGCCGAGCGACTGGATCTCCCTGAGGATCTGCGACTGCTGCCGCCCCTGCCGCTCGACCCGCCGGTGCAGGACCTTCAGTTCGTTCTCCTGGCCGGCGGCCTCGAGCCGCTGCATGACGCCCTTGATAGCGGCTTCGAAGTCCTCGGCGAAGCGGCGTCGGCTGTGCACGAGCGGCGGACGGTCCCCGGCGCCGGCCAGGACCGGGACCGCGGTCTCGGCGAGGTAGCCGTTGACCACCAGCAGGGCGGCGCGGTCCTCACGACCGGCCTTCACCTTCTCGACCTGCGCGGCCAGGGCCGAGGCGTCCTTGGGCCCGAGCAGCGAGTCGGCGATGAGCACCGCGCAGCCGCCGCCGTCCTCGCCGTGGACGACCCAGAAGTCGGCGCGTACCCCGGTGCCCTTCGGGGCGGCCTGCGCCTCGAACGGCCAGCCGCCGAGGTCCAGCACGCGGGCGATCTCGGCGCGCACGTCGTCGCGGGTCGCCAGCTGGAACTGGTCCCGGGCGGCCTCGCGGATCATCGCCCGGGTGACGTCGGTGCCCGCCGTCCGCGCCATGCGGTAGCCGTGGTGGCAGAGCTTGACGATCGTGCGCGCGTTCCCGCCGGCCAGCGTCACCAGGTAGTCGGTCACCGCCTCGGTGAACGGGGCCAGTTCGCGGGGGTGGCCCGCGCGTTCCTGGCTGTCGAGGATGTACTGCCGCGTCTCGGCGGGGGTCAGCGCCGACGGCCGGACGATGCAGCCGATCCGCTGCCGCACGTCCTCCGGCAGGGCCTCCAGGAAGTCGGGCAGCCCGGACAGCACCAGGAACGCGCGGGCGGCGCCGAACACCTCCAGCAGCTTCTTGAAGGCCCGCGCCGTGTCGGTGGCCGGGGAGTGCTGCCAGGAGAGCACCTTCTCCAGTTCGTCGATCACCACCACGAACCGGCGGCTCTGCCGCCCGTACAGGAACGCCACCACGCCGATGGCCTCGAGCGCGGCGGTGTCGGTGTCGATCGCCGCGGTGATCCCGCGCTCCGCGAGGGCCTGGTCGGGGACGTGCCCGCGCAGCCACTCCCAGACCGCGTGCTCGAACTCGGGTTGCAGGAACAGCGTGAGGGCCGTGGCGAACGCGTCGTTCTCGGTGATCGCTCGCAGCCGTTCCCGCAGCATCTGGACGAACGCGCTCTTCATGAGGCCGAGCTGCTCGATGACCTCCTCGGCCCGGACCTCGCGGTCGCGCAGCCGCTGCGCGGCGTGGTCGGTCAGCTTCGACTGGGTGAGCGAGTCGGCGACGAGGTCCGCGTAGTACTCCTGGACCCGCTCACGGAGTTCGTCCTTGGTCAGCTCGGCCAGGAAGCGCTGCTTGTAGAGGGCCAGGAAGGTGTCGGCGGGCGCGTCCAGGTAGAGGTGCCGGACGTCCTGCCCGGCGGCCCCGGAGATGTGCAGCATCAGTTCCAGGGCCAGGTGGGTCTTGCCCGTGCCGTACTCGCCGACGACGGCGACCACGCTCCCCGAGGCCGCGTTCGCCGCGCCGTCGGCGTTCCAGCCCGCGAGATAGTCGTCGGCGAAGGACAGGGCCTCGCGGATGGCCGCGGTCCGGACGGTGACGAGGTCGTCGGCCAGGGCCGAGCGCCGGGCCACGGCGGCGGCCGGGAACGGGTTGCCCGTGCTCTGCCTGCCCGTGCCCTGGTTGCCCGTGCTCTGCGAAGAGTTCACAGGTACTCCGCCGTGCGGTAGGCGTACGTCTTGAAGTCGTCGAAGGTCAGGTCGGTTCTGCCGTGCTCGGCGGCGTAGCTCCAGATGCCCCGCATCAGCCGTTGCAGCTCGGTGACCGTCATCGGCTGGACCCCCAGGTTGCGCTCCTGGATGACCTTGCGCATGGTCTCCTCGCTGACGGTGGGGCCGGAGCCGTCGGGGACGAAGTGGCTCAGGTAGGCCCAGCCGTCCTCCGCGCCGAGCGTGCCGACGCGCAGCCGGAGCGGTGGGGCGGCGTACAGCTGCCGAGCGCTGGTCTCGGCGACGTCCTCGTAGGAGGTCTCGGCGAAGAACAGGAGGTTGCGCTCGGCGGCCAGGCCCCCGTAGCGGACCAGTTCCTCGGGGACCGTCGACTGCGGCAGCAGCAGCATGAAGATCCACTTCTTCTGCTGGAGCAGCCGTGAAAGCGTCTCGTACGCCAGCGCGAGCGGCCCGCCGGTCTCCTCGCCCAGCAGCCCGAGCTCCTCCTTCTCGAAGATCCCCGAGAACTTCAGCTCGCGCAGCAGCCGTTTCCAGACCTCCCCCATGCGGTCGTCGATCGACCCCGCCTTCGCGTGGTCGCGAGTCAGATCGATGATCATGGGCCGGTGGTCGGCGGGCGGATGGTCCCGCAGCCAGTGCGCGCACCGGTGGATCAGTGACGTCTTCCCGCACTTGCTGCCGCCCGAGACCAGCACCATCCGCCCCTTGGCCAGGAGCGGGGAGCAGTCGGCGAAGTGGCCCTGGAACTCCTCGAACGCGTGCTGGGCATGGTCCACAGCGGCATAGCGGTCGGCGTGGTCCGGCGTCTCCCAGGGGCACAGCGGCCCGAGCTCCGGGAACGGAATCACCTTCGCTCCTTCGTTGTCATGTCATGCCTTCATCTCGGGATGGAGACGTCCGGGGCGCTCCAGCGCCAGGGCCAGCACCTCGCAGCCGTCCCGCACCTCGGCCAGGGCCGTGTCGATGTCCTGGCTGCGGGACGCGCGGTCCTGGGACGACGTGCCGCCCCATCCGCTGCCGAGCGCGTCTCCCAGCGGTGCGGTCGCCAGCGTGGTGCGGAGCCTGGTGGGCGCACGCCATCTCTTGCGCAAGAGCTCGTAGCGGCGCAACTGCGCGTCCAACTCGGCTCCGGCCTTGCCGACGGCCTCGTCGGACGGCAGAGGACCGGCGCTGTAGGACACCCAGGCCTGCGCGTACTCGGAAGCCGCGGAGCCGTACTGGCGTGCGGCCCGGCGTAGTTCGTCGGCCCGGAGCATCCCGGTGTCGCGGGCGCTGCGCCAGTCGCCCGCGAGCATGGTGAGGACCGCGCCCGCCGCGGCGGCGAGCAGGATCTTCACCAGTTCCGACAGACTCAGGGCCCCTGAGCCGCCCCCGCTCGAACCGCCTTCCTTGGACGCCTCGTACAGCGCCTTGCACGCGCGGTCGAACGCCTCGGGCTTCTGCTTGCGCCAGGCGTCCAGGGGCGTTGCCTTGCCCGCCACCTTGATGTGCGTGCGAGCCGCGGCGCGTTCTCCGAGACCGAGCGCGACCGCCGCGTTGACCAGTTCGGTTTGGTGCGCAGGGCTGAGGCAGTGGACGAGGCGGGCGTCATCGGCGGTGTCTCCGGCGGCGGCGCTGGCGGGAGCGGCGGCCACCGGAACGAAAGCGAGGGCGAGAAGGACGAGCAGCCCGGATCGAACTGGCCTAAGCCCCCGCATTCCTACCCTTCCGCCCAGTATGGGTGCACCATATCGAGCAACGAAGTGGCCCGCGATGGATTCCGGCCGACCTGGGATGACGGGGCCGAAAGCGGCCTCGGCCTAGCGTCGACCGGGTCCTGGTGGCCGGCGACCCGACCGCGCGCCCGTCTCGCTGAACTCTCGCTCACCGGCCGATCGAGCGCAGGTAGCGTTCGCCCAGGACCGCGAGGTGGTCGATGAGACCGGGCGGTCCGGTGACCTCGAAGTCGAGTCCGAGCATGCCGATGTACACCGCGATGGTTTCGAGGCTGTCGGCCCCGGTCACGAGTACGCACTGCTGGTCGTTGACCGATTCGACCACGCCGACGGCGGCGTTGATCCGCGAGAGCACTTCCTGCGCGGAGGCGAACACGGTGATCCGGGCGTGCACCTTCCAGCCCGTCGAGGCGACGTCGCGCAGGACGAAGCTGGTGTAGTCGAGCCCGGGCAGGGGGGTCGGGGCGAACACGCGGTGGGTGGGCGTGCGCGGGGTGATCCAGTCGACCCGGAACGTCGCCCAGGTGCCGGCCTGGGGGTCGCGGCCGACCAGGTACCAGCGGCGCGCCCAGCTGACGAGCCGGTAGGGCTCCACGAGCTTGTGCCCGGACGTCGCCGCCGTGCCGGAGGGCGGCTCGCCCTCCTGGCCGTCGGCCCCGGTGTAGTCGAAGCGTAACCATTCGTGGTCGCGGACGGCCGTCGCGATCTGGGTCAGGACCCCGGGGTCGATCTCCGGGTCCTCGACGTTGGAACCGGTGTTCTCCGGCCCATGCGAGGTGGACTGGTGGATCGCCGCCACCTGGCGGCGCAGCCGGTGCGGCAGCACCTGCTCCAGTTTGGCCAGGGCACGGGCACTGCTGTCCTGGATGCCGCTGATGCCGGTTCCGGCGCGCAGCCCGATCGCGATGGCGACGGCCTCCTGGTCGTCCAGCAGCAGCGGCGGCAGCTTCGTGCCCACGCCGAGCTTGTAGGAACCGGTCGTGCCGCGCGTGGCGTCCACGGGATAGCCGAGTTCACGCAGCCGCGCGATGTCGTTGCGGATCGTGCGTCCGCTCACGCCGAGGCGTTCGGCCAGCTCGGAGCCCGGCCAGGACGGTCGCGACTGCAGCAGCGAGAGCAGGGCGAGCAGCCTCGCCGAAGTTTCCAGCATGAATCTCATGATGCCGCACCAATAGGAATCAAGTCTTCCTATATGGCTTCTACCGTAGGGGCATGACGACGACGACGAACGTTTCCGCCGAGATCCGCCCCTTCCGCGTGCAGATCGGGCAGGCCGAGCTCGACGACCTCGCCCAGCGGCTGGCCAACACCCGGCTGCCCCGCCCCGCCGCGGTCGACAACTGGGACCTCGGCACGCCGAACGGGTACCTGCGCGAGACCGTCGACCACTGGCGCGACGGCTTCGACTGGCGGGAGCAGGAGGCGCGGATGAACGAGTTCCCGCACTACATCACCGACATCGACGGCCAGGACGTCCACTTCATCCACGTGCCCTCCGCCGAGGCGGACGCCACCCCCCTGCTGCTCATCCACACC
The sequence above is a segment of the Actinomadura coerulea genome. Coding sequences within it:
- the msrA gene encoding peptide-methionine (S)-S-oxide reductase MsrA, translating into MATERALLAGGCFWGMEELFRRRPGVVSTRVGYSGGEVPNATYRNHGSHAETIEVVYDPDQTDFRALLEFFFQIHDPTTVDRQGNDVGTSYRSAIFYTSDEQRKVAEDTIADVDASGLWPGKVVTEVTAAGDFWEAEPEHQDYLQKYPNGYTCHFPRPGWKLPKRPAEA
- a CDS encoding BREX system ATP-binding domain-containing protein encodes the protein MNSSQSTGNQGTGRQSTGNPFPAAAVARRSALADDLVTVRTAAIREALSFADDYLAGWNADGAANAASGSVVAVVGEYGTGKTHLALELMLHISGAAGQDVRHLYLDAPADTFLALYKQRFLAELTKDELRERVQEYYADLVADSLTQSKLTDHAAQRLRDREVRAEEVIEQLGLMKSAFVQMLRERLRAITENDAFATALTLFLQPEFEHAVWEWLRGHVPDQALAERGITAAIDTDTAALEAIGVVAFLYGRQSRRFVVVIDELEKVLSWQHSPATDTARAFKKLLEVFGAARAFLVLSGLPDFLEALPEDVRQRIGCIVRPSALTPAETRQYILDSQERAGHPRELAPFTEAVTDYLVTLAGGNARTIVKLCHHGYRMARTAGTDVTRAMIREAARDQFQLATRDDVRAEIARVLDLGGWPFEAQAAPKGTGVRADFWVVHGEDGGGCAVLIADSLLGPKDASALAAQVEKVKAGREDRAALLVVNGYLAETAVPVLAGAGDRPPLVHSRRRFAEDFEAAIKGVMQRLEAAGQENELKVLHRRVERQGRQQSQILREIQSLGEERDEVRRVLGDLGRTQRQDTETLAASLNELVRLTRQGESGIAKTQTSNEAVTGLNNPTINGDVHMHFHGPADDPPEPVEPSFLPGEVDALFTGALDRLEELTPHEKIITSLFDDRADRPGSWSISDVTSDFLRVVGVWVMLRDTVAGFRNAIAAWFRAGPERYEDLRNLCRSYDMVVSLLSPRAIEELTRALGPSEQDDVRRVFLELGSQVYGAARLTTRNQGREEFI
- a CDS encoding helix-turn-helix transcriptional regulator produces the protein MLETSARLLALLSLLQSRPSWPGSELAERLGVSGRTIRNDIARLRELGYPVDATRGTTGSYKLGVGTKLPPLLLDDQEAVAIAIGLRAGTGISGIQDSSARALAKLEQVLPHRLRRQVAAIHQSTSHGPENTGSNVEDPEIDPGVLTQIATAVRDHEWLRFDYTGADGQEGEPPSGTAATSGHKLVEPYRLVSWARRWYLVGRDPQAGTWATFRVDWITPRTPTHRVFAPTPLPGLDYTSFVLRDVASTGWKVHARITVFASAQEVLSRINAAVGVVESVNDQQCVLVTGADSLETIAVYIGMLGLDFEVTGPPGLIDHLAVLGERYLRSIGR